A genomic window from Lotus japonicus ecotype B-129 chromosome 1, LjGifu_v1.2 includes:
- the LOC130712566 gene encoding uncharacterized protein LOC130712566, whose translation MWPETVDDNYCSKSGYVFVHRKVLGACSSTSSQSSLPAPLWKKFWRTDAQPRCKEVAWRVVSGLLPVRAFLRRRGLDVDPLCPLCACDEETVFHLFVYCPVAQSFWFGSPLSLRLHRFGNMEEFLANFIPAADDDALAVWQAGVYALWETRNRVVFQDGEVPVPVAVVVQRCCMQAAALVVDAAVVPRPSSTLPSSWVRPTHGIYKLNFDAAVASTGLVGFGLVVRDRHGEVLASAAQHLLHTSSPIMGEAMALRWSMQLAVQMGFRRVLFETDCLQLF comes from the coding sequence ATGTGGCCTGAAACTGTGGATGACAATTATTGTTCCAAATCTGGATATGTTTTTGTTCACAGGAAGGTTCTTGGTGCTTGCTCTTCAACATCTTCTCAGTCTTCGCTTCCTGCACCCTTGTGGAAGAAGTTTTGGCGTACCGATGCTCAGCCCCGTTGCAAGGAGGTGGCGTGGCGTGTGGTCTCTGGTTTGCTGCCTGTCCGTGCTTTCCTTCGCCGGAGAGGCCTTGATGTTGACCCTTTGTGCCCGTTGTGCGCCTGTGATGAGGAGACGGTATTTCATTTGTTTGTATATTGTCCTGTTGCACAGAGCTTCTGGTTTGGTTCTCCTTTATCCCTTCGGTTGCACAGGTTTGGAAACATGGAGGAATTTTTGGCTAATTTTATCCCTGCGGCAGATGATGATGCTCTTGCGGTTTGGCAGGCAGGTGTGTATGCTCTTTGGGAGACGCGTAACCGTGTTGTTTTCCAGGATGGTGAGGTGCCTGTCCCGGTTGCTGTTGTGGTACAACGCTGTTGTATGCAAGCTGCTGCTCTCGTCGTGGACGCAGCCGTGGTGCCCAGACCAAGCTCGACGCTACCATCTTCTTGGGTAAGGCCGACGCACGGAATTTACAAGCTAAATTTCGATGCAGCGGTGGCATCCACGGGGCTGGTGGGTTTTGGTTTGGTTGTGCGGGATAGGCATGGTGAGGTGCTTGCTTCTGCAGCACAACACCTCCTTCATACTTCTTCGCCAATCATGGGGGAGGCAATGGCTCTTAGGTGGTCTATGCAGCTTGCTGTTCAGATGGGTTTTCGGCGTGTGCTGTTTGAGACGGACTGTTTGCAGCTCTTCTAG